One part of the Magallana gigas chromosome 5, xbMagGiga1.1, whole genome shotgun sequence genome encodes these proteins:
- the LOC105318875 gene encoding potassium channel subfamily T member 2 isoform X6, whose translation MGATSFTVRQSCYFALTGLGSTLFDIIVKLTLCVLYITRIQFDEVELYACGGSPCGENNTYQIYPDNNDDGMIFSSAEINWQVLLWVHRPEPIWIIEVILAIFTFSKALLFIFISKLKLGRTQLGKVELMTKPAFILEVICSFPLIVTVPAFFSQLTYPMLLRNLYVPTFLNCWLAKRAMERLFNDLHLTKQRFQTISVTMSQQLLILGATLVSLIFTTVCGIQHIQRASTEKSLTLFESFYFTIVTFSTVGYGDISPDIWLGQLFMVLMICIAFAFIPRQIEGIGSIWVERKKSGGEYNSRQARKNHHVVVCAQNLTGDAIMDFLTEFFSCPKHEEYTVILLSSDELNSSMHMILKDPKWANRVIYMRGSALKAADLNRCRMNEADACFILAPENCTNKDREDHNTIMRSWAVKDFCPDTNQFIQLFQTENKIHVKFAEHVVCEDEFAYALLANNCLYPGLSTLVSLLVHTSTGYEGEMASEPWMQLYGRHSGNEVYHIQLAKSIFFSQYEGKTFSTASAEVHSKFGLSLIAIMETDLDKVKDQEKDHKLILNPGPSYILKNSDYCFYLSKVKEEHTRIVPEKASKMEERNNKKQQQREKNYEKIASELQRFLENNHLELDSTPAGEESVFNTITSQMGIDFSSTLQGTFRSPVETPDILNGGMGGGKRDTTEHHNVLLMYNEMASEETAPKYLSVNTAKCEPQARFVTGTPPIFLTGCRKTLCHLVKNPRHQCCLKWGEDCSHVNYKNARDDRWQNHLIILSADKICVGVYNFIVPLRSKFLSIKSLSPIILMLEEEPPVMFMDSLAHFPMVYWMKGNIKNVDDLLKAGINKASHLVIVNRSSNQAREVVLTDADTIVTVQSIFKLFPSINILTEISQTSNIKFMQFQPHDEYSKKIARLEKKLRDDMRSSLVHIFRLPFAAGQVFSCSMLDTLLYQTCSKGYLIKFVRLLLGIDAEENSGHLSSIKVKRDILKKYRTYGDLYIGLCKVTGEVPIAIYRTERRRMVMEEDEEEHHPLPKEHNKSAPRPNKKSSFNIKQFFERAVPNDLSDFVRSRMTSMAIDPSGYSCDEELCNKPLSFIIINPHPQCRLKKGDIVYVLQPSAMFAIPSRVQHKHHKRRRSWSEGINNRTQPDTPARSRTHSIDIPSGRNVSFKFPGEEEEEDVVPTMDVGVEVKMDAEPLDEIDTTLPKASTAKIRGNPPIFNFTFPDSDNESTTGETKTTNASNNNDIALKDFPFGAPQDPTVQAMKDPPKIVITRTPTKTFLTERVPEV comes from the exons TGGAGGAAGTCCGTGTGGAGAAAACAATACATACCAGATCTACCCTGACAACAATGATGATGGAATGATCTTCTCCTCCGCAGAAATCAACTG GCAGGTGCTCCTCTGGGTCCACCGCCCAGAGCCGATCTGGATTATAGAAGTGATCTTAGCCATCTTCACTTTCTCTAAAgctttgctttttatttttatttctaag CTGAAATTGGGCAGGACACAG TTGGGCAAGGTGGAGCTGATGACAAAACCAGCCTTTATACTGGAGGTGATCTGTTCCTTCCCACTGATTGTCACG GTCCCTGCATTTTTCTCCCAG CTAACCTACCCAATGCTATTGAGGAATTTATATGTCCCAACATTCCTAAATTGCTGGCTAGCCAAAAGAGCCATGGAGAGGTTATTT AACGACCTTCACCTGACCAAGCAGCGCTTCCAGACAATCTCAGTGACCATGTCCCAGCAGCTGCTGATTCTGGGAGCCACCCTGGTCTCTCTCATATTTACCAC AGTCTGCGGCATCCAGCACATCCAGAGAGCCAGCACGGAGAAGTCCCTGACCCTGTTTGAGTCTTTCTACTTCACCATAGTGACATTCTCCACGGTCGGTTACGGCGACATTTCTCCGGACATCTGGCTGGGACAGCTGTTCATGGTCCTCATGATCTGTATTGCCTTTGCCTTCATTCCAAGACAG ATCGAAGGCATTGGCTCCATCTGGGTGGAGAGGAAGAAGTCCGGGGGAGAGTACAACTCCAGGCAGGCCCGCAAAAACCACCACGTGGTGGTGTGTGCCCAGAATCTGACCGGGGACGCCATCATGGACTTCCTCACAGAGTTCTTTTCCTGTCCCAAACATGAG GAATACACGGTGATCTTGCTGAGCTCGGATGAGCTGAATTCCAGTATGCATATGATTCTGAAAGACCCTAAGTGGGCGAATAGGGTGATTTACATGAGAGGGTCAGCCCTGAAGGCAGCTGACCTCAATAGATGCAG aatGAATGAGGCAGATGCTTGCTTTATATTGGCCCCAGAAAACTGCACCAACAAAGACCGAGAG GATCACAACACCATCATGAGGTCCTGGGCTGTGAAGGATTTCTGTCCGGACACGAACCAGTTCATCCAGCTGTTCCAGACAGAGAACAAGATCCATGTCAAGTTTGCAG AGCATGTTGTATGTGAGGACGAGTTTGCCTACGCCTTGCTGGCCAACAACTGTCTGTATCCTGGGTTATCTACCTTAGTATCATTGCTGGTTCACACATCTACAGGATA TGAGGGTGAGATGGCTTCTGAACCATGGATGCAGTTGTATGGCCGACACTCGGGGAACGAAGTGTACCACATACAGCTGGCAAAGAGCATCTTCTTTAGTCAGTATGAAGGAAAGACATTCTCAACTGCCTCAGCCGAGGTACACTCCAA ATTTGGTCTGTCGCTGATTGCTATCATGGAGACTGACCTTGACAAAGTCAAGGACCAAGAGAAGGACCATAAACTGATCCTGAACCCTGGACCTAGCTACATCCTGAAGAACTCAGACTACTGCTTCTATCTCAGCAAGGTAAAGGAGGAGCACACCAGAATAGTTCCCGAGAAGGCTAGTAAGATGGAGGAGAGAAACAACAAGAAGCAACAGCAGAGGGAGAAAAACTATG AGAAAATTGCCTCCGAACTCCAACGATTCCTGGAAAACAACCACTTGGAGCTGGATAGCACGCCTGCTGGGGAGGAGAGTGTGTtcaacaccatcaccagtcagATGGGCATCGACTTCTCCTCCACCCTCCAGGGGACATTCCGCTCGCCTGTGGAGACTCCGGACATCTTGAACGGAGGGATGGGGGGAGGTAAGAGGGACACGACCGAGCACCACAACGTTCTGCTGATGTACAACGAGATGGCCAGTGAGGA GACAGCTCCCAAGTATTTATCTGTAAATACAGCAAAATGTGAACCCCAGGCAAG GTTTGTGACTGGGACCCCGCCCATTTTCCTGACAGGATGCAGGAAGACTCTGTGTCACCTGGTGAAGAATCCTCGCCATCAGTGCTGCCTCAAGTGGGGAGAG GACTGTAGCCATGTTAATTACAAGAATGCTCGAGATGACCGGTGGCAGAACCATCTGATAATTCTGTCCGCAGACAAAATCTGTGTGGGCGTCTACAACTTTATTGTCCCCCTCCGCTCCAAATTCCTGAGCATCAAGTCACTCAGTCCCATCATACTGATGCTAGAGGAGGA GCCCCCTGTCATGTTCATGGATTCCCTGGCACACTTCCCAATGGTTTACTGGATGAAGGGGAACATCAAAAA tgtTGACGATCTCCTGAAAGCTGGAATAAACAAGGCGAGCCACCTGGTGATTGTGAACAGATCGTCCAATCAGGCACGAGAGGTGGTGTTGACGGATGCTGACACGATCGTCACCGTACAGTCCATATTTAA GTTATTCCCAAGCATCAATATTTTGACCGAAATTTCACAAACCTCCAACATCAAATTCATGCAGTTTCAACCACATGATGAATACTCCAAGAAAATAGCCCGACTGGAGAAG AAGCTGCGCGATGACATGCGATCTAGCCTGGTGCACATTTTCCGTCTTCCATTTGCTGCGGGACAGGTGTTCAGCTGTAGTATGTTGGATACACTTCTGTATCAGACGTGTTCCAAAGGATACCTCATCAAGTTTGTTCGACTTCTGCTGGGAATCGACGCTGAAGAAAACTCAGGTCATTTATCTAGT ATTAAAGTGAAAAGGGATATTCTTAAGAAGTACAGGACGTATGGTGATTTGTACATCGGTCTTTGTAAGGTGACAGGGGAGGTTCCCATTGCTATTTATAGAACAGAGAGGAGGAGGATGGTTATGGAGGAGGATGAG GAAGAGCACCATCCACTTCCCAAGGAGCACAACAAATCTGCTCCTCGTCCAAACAAGAAGTCTTCCTTTAACATCAAACAGTTCTTTGAGAGAGCAGTCCCCAACGATCTCTCGGACTTTGTCCGCAGTCGGATGACCTCTATGGCCATTGACCCTTCAGGGTACAGCT GTGATGAAGAACTCTGCAATAAACCTCTGTCTTTTATCATCATCAATCCCCATCCGCAGTGTCGACTCAAGAAAGGAGATATTGT GTATGTACTGCAGCCTAGTGCAATGTTTGCGATTCCGAGTCGTGTACAGCACAAGCATCACAAGCGGCGAAGGTCATGGAGCGAAGGAATCAACAACCGGACACAGCCCGACACCCCAGCCCGATCACGCACCCACTCCATCGACATACCCTCAGGACGAAATGTGTCCTTTAAATTCCCTGGGGAAGAGGAGGAAGAGGATGTGGTCCCAACAATGGATGTAGGAGTAGAGGTCAAGATGGATGCTGAACCTCTGGATGAAATCGACACCACCTTACCCAAAGCCTCTACAGCGAAAATCAGAGGCAACCCTCCCATTTTCAACTTTACATTCCCTGACTCGGACAACGAATCGACCACTGGGGAAACAAAAACAACGAACGCCTCAAACAACAACGACATCGCACTTAAAGACTTTCCCTTTGGGGCCCCTCAAGATCCAACAGTGCAAGCAATGAAAGATCCCCCCAAAATAGTTATTACAAGAACCCCAACAAAAACCTTTCTAACGGAACGGGTGCCTGAGGTGTAA